A window from Purpureocillium takamizusanense chromosome 3, complete sequence encodes these proteins:
- a CDS encoding uncharacterized protein (COG:I~EggNog:ENOG503NUFU): MTPTQPYSSIAETSRIFDLVLSLVDPLSLPAGTRAKRADVVFTGARDQPYFFIPFKETETAAALKAVEGCVASLLADVKSGGGEARRRITVDQERTTAFLFQAYLARVGGLGKLDKEVRSLLKDTDLLQAQSDPYRRMAANLYATADEGEYYHIHGSLEASTTLRMIGLAPHRPDLQTHEDIVGVIEPAVQKLTVDELEALNAEHRQAGVKAYKHEDFLRTPHGKVNWELPPWTVEPLEATTPPCGLPDRGDGRILSGVRVLELCRIIAGPVVARILGEYGADVLKVTSPNLSDVPFFQVDGNMGKRAADVDLKTPEGRRVFEGLLDEADVVVDGYRPGALERLGYGPRALAERAARRGRGVVYVNENCFGYEGEWAGRPGWQQIADCVSGIAWEQGRFMGLDEPVVPPFPISDYGTGCMGAIAALTGLHHRATRGGSWHGKASLLHYDLLLFKAGLLPEAVRARLRDEAGEAFLALRHAHSVDRISGTALRQMRRLHPGLVDDPRYLDRWHAAGYGAEVSAVLPVVQMEGVDISFARASRPNGTDEASWDFAGGDDYRKPEPDA; the protein is encoded by the exons atgacgccgacgcagccgTACAGCTCCATCGCGGAGACGTCTCGCAtcttcgacctcgtcctgTCGCTCGTGGACCCCCTGTCGCTCCCGGCCGGCACGCGGGCCAAGAGggccgacgtcgtcttcACCGGGGCGCGCGACCAGCCGTACTTTTTCATCCCCTtcaaggagacggagacggccgccgcgctcaaggccgtcgagggctgcgtcgcgtcgctgctggccgacgtcaagagcggcgggggcgaggcgcgccgccgcatcaccgtcgaccaggagaggacgacggcgtttTTGTTCCAGGCGTacctcgcgcgcgtcggcggcctcggcaagctGGACAAGGAGGTGCGGTCGCTGCTCAAGG ATACGGACCTGCTGCAGGCGCAGTCGGACCCGTATCGCCGCATGGCGGCCAACCTGTACGCGacggcggacgagggcgagtaCTACCACATCCACGGCTCGCtcgaggcgtcgacgacgctgcgcatGATTGGGctcgcgccgcaccgtcCGGACCTCCAGACGCACGAGGACATTGTGGGCGTCATCGAGCCGGCGGTGCAGAAGCTGacggtcgacgagctcgaggcgctcaacgCCGAGCAccgccaggccggcgtcaagGCGTACAAGCACGAGGACTTTTTGCGCACGCCTCAC GGCAAGGTCAACTgggagctgccgccgtggaccgtcgagccgctcgaggccacgacgccgccgtgcgggCTGCCGGAccggggcgacgggcgcATCCTGTCGGGGGTCCGGGTGCTCGAGCTGTGCCGCATCATCGCGGGCCCCGTGGTGGCGCGCATCCTGGGCGAGTACGGGGCCGACGTGCTCAAGGTCACGAGCCCCAACCTCAGCGACGTGCCCTTCTTCCAGGTCGACGGCAACATGGGGAAGCgggcggccgacgtcgacctcAAGACGCccgaggggcggcgggtgtttgaggggctgctggacgaggcggacgtggtcgtcgacggctaCCGGCCGGGCGCGCTGGAGAGGCTCGGCTacgggccgcgggcgctggcggagcgggcggcgcgccggggccggggcgtCGTGTACGTCAACGAGAACTGCTTCGGCTACGAGGGCGAGTGGGCGGGGCGGCCGGGGTGGCAGCAGATTGCCGACTGC gtGAGCGGCATCGCGTGGGAGCAGGGCCGGTTCatgggcctcgacgagccggtggtgccgccgttCCCCATCTCCGACTACGGCACGGGGTGCATGGGGGCCATCGCGGCGCTGACGGGGCTGCACCACCGGGCGACGCGCGGGGGCTCGTGGCACGGCAAGGCGTCGCTGCTGCACTACGACCTGCTGCTCTTCaaggccggcctgctgcccgaggcggtgcgggcgcgcctgcgcgacgaggcgggcgaggcctTCCTGGCGCTGCGGCACGCGCACAGCGTGGACCGCATCTcgggcacggcgctgcgccagatgcgccgcctgcaccCGGGCCTCGTGGACGACCCGCGGTACCTGGACCGGTGGCACGCCGCGGGctacggcgccgaggtgtcggcggtgctgccggTGGTGCAGATGGAGGGCGTGGACATTTCCtttgcgcgcgcgagccggcccaacggcaccgacgaggcGTCGTGGGACtttgcgggcggcgacgactacCGGAAGCCGGAGCCTGACGCCTGA
- a CDS encoding uncharacterized protein (EggNog:ENOG503P4N4) produces MTLRTCQPSTSGQPPASRAQSSRRVSSVQAAYPAPRAPELNFAAQPLTILPTTSSRTPSMSHSYKAEYPAGASVDPGIVQFLQDFYAVSDVPGEHDRYVDMLTEDATFIMASKRARGRDEILAVRKGMWTVVSSRRHTVFKVFPFAGADEFMIYGSVALGLKNGAGVDVDWAARAELEKSADGRWRMKYYQVYLDTGAIAAANK; encoded by the exons aTGACACTCCGTACTTGTCAACCGTCAACATCCGGACAGCCGCCCGCATCCCGAGCACAGAGTTCCCGTCGTGTAAGTTCCGTCCAAGCTGCCTACCCGGCACCCAGGGCTCCCGAATTAAACTTCGCGGCACAGCCATTGACAATCCTCCCGACGACAAGCTCACGCACGCCCAGCATGTCGCATTCCTACAAGGCAGAGTacccggccggcgcgtcCGTCGACCCCGGCATCGTCCAGTTCCTGCAGGACTTTTACGCCGTCTCCGACGTGCCGGGCGAGCACGACCGCTATGTCGACATGCTCACCGAGGACGCCACGTTCATCATGGCCTCCAAGAGGGCGCGAGGACGGGACG AAATCCTGGCCGTGCGCAAGGGCATGTGGaccgtcgtctcgtcgcgcaggcacACCGTCTTCAAGGTGTTTCCGTTCGCCGGGGCCGACGAGTTCATGATCTACGGCTCCGTCGCGCTGGGGCTCAagaacggcgccggcgtcgacgtcgactgggccgcccgggccgagctggagaagTCCGCCGACGGCAGGTGGAGGATGAAGTACTATCAAGTGTACCTG GACACGGGAGCGATTGCGGCGGCCAACAAGTAA
- a CDS encoding Catechol 1,2-dioxygenase (COG:E~EggNog:ENOG503NU8P) — protein sequence MTSATQLQQQPNGQGGDDDDGMGAEFTRTVVEAMGPATSPRLREVMSALIRHVHDFAREVQLTTDEWMAGVQLINAAGQMSNEKRNEGQLLCDVIGLESLVDHITFSAATKSTKGLTASAILGPFWRHDTPLRENGSSISFDTPADAQVVFMHGRVADVATGAPLADATVEVWQASTNGLYEQQDDEQVEHNLRGVFKTDAQGAYSLYCLRPTPYPVPQDGPAGKLLGLMDRHVFRPAHIHFMVVADGYRSLVTQIFDEDCKYLANDSVFAVKDDLRVRFEPRAGDERASLELEYNINLAKAE from the exons ATGACCTCTGCaacgcagctgcagcagcagcccaacggacagggcggcgacgacgacgacggcatgggcGCCGAGTTCACGCGCACCGTGGTCGAGGCCATGggcccggcgacgtcgccgcggctgcgcgagGTCATGTCGGCGCTCATCCGGCACGTGCACGACTTTGCGCGCGAGGTGCAGCTCACGACGGACGAGTGGATGGCGGGCGTGCAGCTCATCAACGCGGCCGGGCAGATGAGCAACGAGAAGCGCAACGAGGGGCAGCTGCTGTGCGACGTGATTGGCCTCGAGTC cctcgtcgaccacaTCACCTTTAGCGCCGCGACCAAGAGCACAAAGGGCctcacggcgtcggccatccTGGGCCCCTTTTGGCGGCACGACACGCCGCTCCGCGAAAACGGCAGCTCCATCAGCTtcgacacgcccgccgacgcgcaggtcGTCTTCATGCACGGCAgggtcgccgacgtggcgacgggcgcgccgctggccgacgcGACCGTCGAGGTGTGGCAGGCGTCGACCAACG GCCTCTACGAGcagcaagacgacgagcaggtcgagcacAACCTGCGCGGCGTCTTCAAGACGGACGCCCAGGGCGCGTACTCGCTGTACTGCCTGCGCCCGACGCCCTACCCG GTCCCCCAGGACGGCCCCgccggcaagctgctcgGCCTCATGGACCGGCACGTGTTCCGGCCGGCGCACATCCACTTCATGGTCGTGGCCGACGGCTACCGCTCGCTGGTGACGCAAATCTTCGACGAGGACTGCAAGTACCTGGCCAACGActccgtcttcgccgtcaaggacgaccTGCGGGTGCGGTTCgagccgcgcgcgggcgacgagcgggcgTCGCTGGAGCTCGAGTACAACATAAATCTGGCCAAGGcggagtga
- a CDS encoding uncharacterized protein (COG:S~EggNog:ENOG503P34Z), giving the protein MPSLRVQDQDLFYTWHAAGDPVLLFIHGLGSSNSFYAPIIPSLVQQGISCLAFDTPGSALSPYRGQDSDPAMLCGAASALLTALKIDARRVVAVGHSMGAIVASELARSLDVAGAVLVGPVNPNEALVGVFEARVKLVDAEGMEGVAAVVPFAATGPRATPTQQAFIRTLLLAQSPEGYKSLCRTIQRATRPRYEDIKCPLLIIAGSHDKTSPMGGSEHILQSWGVDAGRKRLEVLQGVGHWHCIEAADGVLALVSGFVAEVTPTS; this is encoded by the exons ATGCCGTCCCTCCGCGTGCAAGACCAAGACCTCTTCTACACCTggcatgccgccggcgaccccGTCCTGCTCTTCATCCACGGCCTCGGCTCCTCCAACTCCTTTTACGCCCCCATCATCCCGTCGCTCGTCCAACAGGGCATCTCATGCCTGGCCTTTGACACGCCGG GCAGCGCCCTGTCGCCCTACCGCGGCCAGGACAGCGACCCGGCCATGCTCTGCggggccgccagcgccctcCTCACCGCACTGAAGATTGACGCCCGGcgcgtcgtggccgtgggTCACTCCAtgggcgccatcgtcgccagcgagctcgcccgcagcctcgacgtcgcgggcgccgtcctGGTCGGCCCCGTCAACCCCAACGAGGCGCTGGTCGGGGTCTTTGAGGCCCGCGTCAAGCTGGTCGACGCAG AGGGCATGGagggcgtcgctgccgtggTGCCGTTTGCCGCCACGGGCCCCAGGGCCACGCCGACGCAGCAGGCTTTTATCCGgacgctcctcctcgcgcagtCGCCCGAGGGATACAAGTCGCTGTGCCGTACGATACAAAGGGCGACCCGGCCGCGGTACGAGGACATCAAGTGCCCGTTGCTCATCATCGCAGGGTCGCACGACAAGACGAGCCCGATGGGCGGGTCCGAGCACATCTTGCAGAG ctggggcgtcgacgcgggccgGAAGCGCCTCGAGGTGCTCCAGGGCGTGGGGCATTGGCATTGCATAGAGGCCGCGGACGgggtgctggcgctggtgagCGGCTTCGTGGCCGAGGTCACGCCCACGAGTTGA
- a CDS encoding Salicylate 1-monooxygenase (EggNog:ENOG503NVH7~COG:C~TransMembrane:1 (i12-30o)): protein MGSNETPGWRRLSVGVVGGGIGGLAAAIALRRAGHEVTVYERSDFAGEVGASVSCAANGTRWLHEWSVDVARGDPVVLRKLINRDWKTGEPVSVYDLGDYEERWGHVYNMFHRQDMHRMLKECALGEEGEGTPARLVVKHKCQSIDVEAGVVSFANGATAQHDVIVGADGIGSVVRGELGIRPAKRPAEQSCLHTNVTTEEAVRAGLVDYSRDAALEYWGGQEGKWDKIVLSPCNDGRLLSYYCFFPRAVGDYATQAWAGAEDRPVEELLAPYPELDERVRAHLAIGKEIRPWRLWLHDPYPYLGRGRVCLLGDAGHPMMPHQSQGACMAIEDAAALGILLGRERFRGDVAEVLAVYDEVRLPRVTRVQAAAAKAAYNINERIGFSVNKDTPTYKVEDPKKILTIEEMNAYDMFKDVDERLAARRGVAFTEKYVRGLPMGLKLPSGITVGESE, encoded by the exons ATGGGCTCCAACGAAACAcccggctggcggcgcctcagcgtgggcgtcgtgggcggcggcatcggcgggctggcggcggccatcgcgctgcggcgggcgggccacgaGGTGACCGTGTACGAGAGGTCCGACTTTGCGGGCGAGGTGGGCGCGTCGGTGTCGTGCGCGGCCAACGGCACGCGGTGGCTGCACGAGTGGTCGGTGGACGTGGCCCGGGGCGACCCCGTGGTGCTGCGCAAGCTCATCAACCGCGACTGGAAGACGGGCGAGCCGGTGAGCGTGTACGACCTGGGCGACTACGAGGAGCGCTGGGGGCACGTCTACAACATGTTTCACCGCCAGGACATGCACCGGATGCTCAAGGAGTGCGCgctgggggaggagggggaggggacgccggcgcggctgGTGGTGAAGCACAAG TGCCAGagcatcgacgtcgaggccggcgtcgtctccttcgccaacggcgccacggcgcagcacgacgtcatcgtcggcgccgacggcatcgggtccgtcgtgcgcggcgagctgggcatCCGGCCGGCCAAGCGGCCCGCCGAGCAGAGCTGCCTGCACACCAACGTGAcgaccgaggaggcggtgcgggcggggCTCGTCGACTACTcgcgcgacgcggcgctcgagtACTGGGGCGGGCAGGAGGGCAAGTGGGACAAGATTGTGCTCTCGCCGTGcaacgacggccgcctgctgTCCTACTACTGCTTCTTCCcgcgcgccgtgggcgactACGCCACGCAGGCgtgggccggcgccgaggaccgccccgtcgaggagctgctggcgccgtacccggagctcgacgagcgcgtgcgcgccCACCTCGCCATCGGCAAGGAGATTCGCCCCTGGCGCCTGTGGCTGCACGACCCGTACCCGTAcctgggccgcggccgcgtgtgcctgctcggcgacgcgggccacCCCATGATGCCGCACCAGAGCCAGGGCGCCTGCATGGCcatcgaggacgccgccgccctcggcatcctgctgggccgcgagcgcttccgcggcgacgtcgccgaggtcctgGCCGTCTACGACGAGGTGCGCCTGCCGCGGGTGACGCGGgtgcaggccgccgcggccaaggcggcgtaCAACATAAACGAGCGCATCG GCTTCTCCGTCAACAAGGACACCCCGACGTACAAGGTCGAGGACCCCAAGAAGATCCTGACCATTGAAGAGATGAACGC GTACGACATGTTCaaggacgtcgacgagcggctcgcggcgcggcgcggcgtcgcctttACGGAAAAGTACGTCAGGGGGCTGCCGATGGGGCTGAAGCTGCCGAGCGGCATCACGGTGGGGGAGTCGGAGTAG
- a CDS encoding uncharacterized protein (EggNog:ENOG503NZQV~COG:B~TransMembrane:1 (o591-612i)), which produces MPRPRLLPSQRRRTAEACNFCREAKKKCSGSVPCAHCLRRGIAGQCVISFRPRGSRPPPPVPSSRRTSTTAAGAVARPAAAAAAALSRPSLAIPSTPAPVSVSAPVPVPGPPPAVPSTVSASTAVRRLDAPSPLVSSSPATRTAAARGCDALQLPPSPASGSRPGVSAAGDARVVPTEQGRPATASIAANPHSRMLLNLRGERVYFGGAASLSFLQVVRGMVADQIGPSQFSHNAQSETMLEKESPSSSMSLPAPSTVAELDPASKLEFSRCYRAVTEGFIDVFAPGELEEAFAASDGRGAAAGSPQRRAALDLVVAIGAQVQSAATARDVGPQYFRRAQRLAFEGMLEDPDVDMVRCFLLMAYYLLGECRRNAAFMYLGIATRAGVALGLHSRESYAGMDNARDNLRMRVWLSLRIVDMLANAILGRPAATAGLPSDIVAIIDAQQGDDDMRRLVASHRIVCIINGIVDTLYDKKELSTPVVEQFLEEIEAWARTIPECVRRTSLRRGDAEPPGSGGGSGGGHGGGAIGSVHVSCLYYFAVTLATRPILISTLTAPPSSGGLAQSNLASACLDAAVFLSQTCVEARQANLLYGNMCIMKALVFAAGLVLGFEIFAKRSVDYDIESAFGGARDVLDLLATQSPQAAHYHEILTLLANAIAKQRETIASKGRSRYVSRLFVLDGGDAGGEAADGGGVGGEGGVEWVPADCAPGLVDEGLSWMSGSRTPGEGDEVFLGWDSLEISQWDSFPFIS; this is translated from the exons atgccgcgccctcgcctgctccccagccagcgccgccgcaccgccgagGCCTGCAACTTTTgccgcgaggccaagaagaagtgCAGCGGCTCCGTCCCCTGCGCGCActgcctgcgccgcggcatcgccggccaGTGCGTCATCTCGTTCCGGCCCCGCGgttcgcgcccgccgccgccggtgccatCATCGCGtcgcacgtcgacgaccgccgccggcgccgtagctcggcccgctgccgctgccgctgccgcgctcTCCCGGCCGAGCCTCGCTATCCCCTCCACCCCCGCCCCGGTCTCCGTTTCGGCCCCGGTCCCGGTCCCAGGCCCACCGCCGGCGGTCCCATCCACggtctcggcctcgactgCGGTCCGGCGCCTGGATGCGCCCTCACCGCTCGTGTCGTCCAgccccgcgacgaggacagccgccgcgcgaggctgcGACGCGttgcagctgccgccgtcgcccgcgtcgggATCCCGCCCGGGTGTCTCCGCGGCCGGTGATGCGCGCGTCGTCCCGACGGAGCAGGGCCGTCCCGCGACCGcatccatcgccgccaacccccACTCCCGCATGCTGCTGAACctgcgaggcgagcgag TCtactttggcggcgcggcctccctctccttcctACAGGTCGTCCGGGGCATGGTGGCCGACCAGATCGGGCCCTCGCAGTTCTCCCACAATGCCCAGAGCGAAACCATGCTCGAAAAAGAGTCCCCGAGCTCCAGCATGagcctgccggcgccgtcgaccgtggccgagctcgacccgGCGTCCAAGCTCGAGTTTTCCCGCTGCTACCGCGCCGTG ACCGAGGGCTTCATCGACGTGTTTGCGCCCggggagctcgaggaggccttTGCGGCTtcagacggccgaggcgccgccgccggcagcccgcagcgacgggcggcgctggacctcgtcgtcgccatcggcgcgcaggtccagtcggcggccacggcgcgcgacgTCGGGCCCCAGTACTTTCGCCgggcgcagcgcctcgcctttGAGGGCATGCTCGAGGACCCAGACGTCGACATGGTGCGCTGCTTCCTGCTCATGGCGTACTACCTGCTGGGCGAGtgccgccgcaacgccgccTTCATGTACCTGGGCATCGCGACGCGGGCCGGCGTGGCCCTGGGCCTGCACAGCCGCGAGTCGTATGCCGGCATGGACAATGCGAGGGACAATCTCAG GATGCGCGTCTGGCTCAGCCTCCGCATCGTCGACAtgctcgccaacgccatcctcgggcggccggcggccacggcgggccTCCCCTCGGACATTgtggccatcatcgacgcgcagcagggcgacgacgacatgcggcgcctcgtcgcgtcGCACCGCATCGTGTGCAtcatcaacggcatcgtcgacaccCTCTACGACAAGAAGGAGCTGTcgacgcccgtcgtcgagcagtTCCTCGAGGAGATTGAGGCGTGGGCGCGGACCATACCGGAGTGCGTCCGCCGCACGtctctccgccgcggcgacgcggaaCCCCCGgggtccggcggcggcagcggtggcggtcACGGAGGAGGCGCCATCGGCAGCGTCCACGTCTCGTGCCTGTACTACTTTGCCGTCACGCTGGCCACGCGCCCGATCCTCATCTCGACCctcacggcgccgccctcgagcggcgggctggcgcagTCCAACCTGGCGTCTGCGtgcctcgacgcggccgtcttTCTGAGCCAGACGtgcgtcgaggcgcgccagGCCAACCTGCTGTACGGCAACATGTGCATCATGAA GGCGCTCGTCttcgcggccggcctggtgCTCGGCTTCGAAATCTTCGCCAAGCGGTCCGTCGACTACGACATCGAGTCGGcgtttggcggcgcgcgcgacgtgctcgacCTGTTGGCGACGCAGAGCCCGCAGGCGGCGCACTACCACGAGATcctgacgctgctggccaacGCCATTGCCAAGCAGCGCGAGACGATTGCCTCCAAGGGGCGCAGCCGCTACGTGTCACGGCTGTTTGTGCTGGACGGCGGGGACGCGgggggagaggcggcggatggcggcggcgtcggcggtgagGGAGGGGTCGAATGGGTGCCGGCAGACTGCGCCCCCGGGCTGGTGGACGAGGGCTTGAGCTGGATGAGCGGGAGCCGCAcgccgggggagggcgacgaggtgtTTCTGGGCTGGGACAGCCTGGAGATTTCGCAGTGGGACAGCTTTCCGTTTATTTCGTAG